A stretch of Brassica napus cultivar Da-Ae chromosome C6, Da-Ae, whole genome shotgun sequence DNA encodes these proteins:
- the LOC106399225 gene encoding nodal modulator 3 has translation MRWMLKFFILSGLPTNLKIKKGLQKICVESPGGHELQLSDSCISFGSNSIKIDVSNPQPIHLRAEKYLVKGLINVESSSTEIESELPENFIVDIQDKEGSVINSISAKLASDGSGVYEYYTWANLGEKISFVPRDSRSNVGKKMLFYPKELRAVVSNDGCQAAVSPFTGRLGLYIQGSVSPPLPGVNIKVSAAKDSLISSLKKGEVAVETSTSPDGSFVAGPLYDDIPYDTDASKPGYHIKRLGPYSFSCQKLGQISVRVFSKETMRRQRVILVEIIG, from the exons ATGAGGTGGATGCTAAAATTCTTCATCCTTAGTGGGTTACctactaatttaaaaatcaag AAAGGTTTGCAGAAAATATGCGTTGAGTCACCTGGTGGGCATGAGCTTCAACTTTCTGACTCTTGCATATCCTTTGGGAGCAATTCAATAAAGATAGATGTCTCAAATCCCCAG CCTATTCATCTGAGAGCAGAGAAGTACCTCGTTAAAGGTCTGATAAATGTGGAGTCTAGCTCAACCGAGATTGAATCTGAGTTGCCAGAGAATTTCATTGTTGATATTCAAGACAAGGAAGGAAGTGTTATCAACAGTATTTCTGCTAAACTTGCATCTGATGGGAGTGGTGTGTACGAGTACTATACCTGGGCAAATCTTGGAGAAAAGATTAGCTTTGTTCCTCGGGATTCTAG GAGTAATgtggggaagaagatgttgtttTATCCGAAAGAGCTTCGT GCGGTAGTGTCAAATGATGGTTGCCAAGCTGCTGTTTCCCCATTTACTGGTCGACTTGGTCTTTACATACAAGGATCGGTCTCTCCTCCTCTTCCCGGTGTTAACATTAAGGTCTCTGCAGCAAAAGACAGCCTTATTTCTTCACTTAAGAAAGGCGAAGTAGCTGTTGAAACAAGCACATCACCAGATGGTTCTTTTGTTGCTGGGCCTTTGTATGATGATATACCATATGACACAGATGCTTCAAAG CCTGGCTACCATATTAAAAGACTAGGACCATATTCCTTCTCCTGCCAGAAGCTTGGTCAGATCTCTGTGCGTGTTTTCTCAAAGGAAACTATGAGGAGGCAACGAGTGATATTAGTGGAAATTATCGGCTGA
- the LOC106445055 gene encoding uncharacterized protein At3g43530-like yields MFFKPTEYRKKIKLGTRCMIASAIKTLKNLKPKLSNAEMSWFTEHPQFRHIFHMKIETNHRVQGMWMLLLRTAGSEKLREVWFIVNGVPIRYELREHGLISGLFCQNNPLGYKELGGTRFVDRHFKEGEPRRLEDVKKKLVNMGPHKDRLKMAVLFFLASVVCAQTKVGHKANDVLEVFQRAVDDLDYCKSFPWGRFSYDYMVKEISHTMKHFGGVVKEKTLWPLPGFCVPLEVCKIPLNQSDNIVVY; encoded by the coding sequence ATGTTCTTCAAGCCAACCGagtacagaaaaaaaataaagctaggGACAAGGTGTATGATAGCTAGCGCGATTAAGACgctaaaaaatttgaaacccaAGCTGTCTAACGCGGAGATGAGCTGGTTCACGGAGCATCCTCAATTCAGACACATTTTCCACATGAAGATAGAGACTAACCACAGGGTTCAGGGAATGTGGATGTTGTTGTTGCGTACTGCTGGTAGCGAGAAGCTGAGAGAAGTGTGGTTCATTGTCAATGGGGTTCCAATCCGTTACGAGCTGAGGGAACATGGTTTGATATCTGGGCTATTCTGCCAGAACAATCCTCTCGGCTACAAAGAGCTTGGTGGGACGAGGTTCGTTGATCGTCATTTCAAGGAAGGAGAACCGAGAAGGTTAGAGGATGTTAAGAAGAAGTTGGTGAACATGGGACCCCACAAAGACAGACTGAAGATGGCGGTTCTATTCTTCTTAGCTTCGGTTGTTTGTGCGCAAACGAAGGTTGGACACAAGGCTAATGATGTATTGGAGGTGTTCCAGAGAGCAGTGGATGATCTTGATTACTGCAAGTCCTTTCCGTGGGGGAGATTTTCCTATGATTACATGGTGAAGGAGATCTCTCACACAATGAAGCATTTTGGAGGGGTGGTGAAAGAGAAAACATTATGGCCGCTACCAGGTTTCTGTGTTCCATTAGAGGTATGCAAAATCCCATTAAACCAGTCTGACAACATTGTTGTTTACTAA
- the LOC106447780 gene encoding protein FAR-RED ELONGATED HYPOCOTYL 3-like, whose amino-acid sequence MKTTVDDITLAMLEERLYKKLSLNERNVKLVLRYMPMVVGCEAELTICDDEDLFVYLITIDKDNRRSLLLVEETSVSDQLEVVSRVCKSSVGMNYQALQGNDDEVGPKALILYVENGEADQQKKQIEVENDDERRHDDFMDTDAETETAAEMETAAETETAAETETAAERETAAEKDTTANMDGSGNMYVEQLPLLKCSQVIEEWGDAMGLYLLQEFPNKRSLQEVVDRAAFGCSFRYVIKKSDRKWLVVKCCEANCKWGLRATRIRETEIFSIRRYWGVHTCSRTNQSNSCNSKRKGSAELVATFLNEEYPGKLMTPVPRDIIDLIKLRLGVSVSYSTALRGKNLAMRELRGNSEDSYKMLPSYLYMLEQVNSGTTTEVKLDEAGKFKYLFIALGACIEGFKAMRKVILVDAKFLKNGYGGVLVFAKAQDPNRHHYPLAFAVLDGENNASWTWFFEMLKTVIPDSSEIVFMSDRNQSLITAVANVYPQSHHGHCIWHLAQNVRNHACNTIKAVVPWRFMELARYYTVPEFEAAYASFKVRYPSACKYLEENTNRATWARVYFPGCRYNLDTSNSVESMNSAFRDTRRYALIPLLDTIIKKISDWFNEHRKDAVSGSLDTKLVPLVEIHLHNLWARAEKTPVRELNSYDLEYEVTDTDNGKVYLVNLIAKSCSCKVFDYEKYPCLHGLAAYLYFLEVPAANGRRREVNIEYHQLCSKYYWTELWAMAYYRTIYSVPDKSEWIVPDHIKELQIIPPKKLTRKGRKKVNRNPSVGERRKRTLNGKNGCNYFKWFDVEAGTEWQKMALIEARDEIQEKSRVIEQLNQTIAELTINLERIQQEEEIVRDFQNLYV is encoded by the exons ATGAAGACAACAGTGGATGATATAACTTTGGCAATGCTTGAAGAAAGGTTGTATAAAAAGCTGTCGTTGAATGAAAGAAATGTAAAACTGGTGCTAAGGTACATGCCGATGGTGGTTGGATGTGAGGCAGAGCTAACTATTTGTGATGATGAGGATTTGTTTGTTTACCTAATAACAATTGATAAAGACAACCGTAGAAGTCTTTTGTTAGTGGAGGAGACGAGTGTATCGGATCAGTTAGAGGTGGTGTCAAGAGTGTGCAAAAGTTCTGTTGGTATGAATTACCAAGCGTTGCAGGGAAATGATGATGAAGTCGGACCTAAAGCCCTGATTCTGTACGTAGAAAACGGGGAGGCAGATCAACAGAAGAAGCAGATAGAGGTAGAGAATGATGACGAAAGAAGACATGATGATTTTATGGATACAGACGCTGAGACAGAAACCGCAGCTGAGATGGAAACGGCGGCTGAGACGGAAACTGCAGCTGAGACGGAAACTGCAGCTGAGAGAGAAACCGCTGCTGAGAAGGACACCACAGCTAATATGGATGGAAGTGGTAATATGTATGTTGAGCAGCTACCTTTATTAAAATGTAGTCAAGTTATAGAGGAATGGGGAGATGCTATGGGTCTGTACCTTCTGCAGGAATTTCCAAACAAGAGATCACTTCAAGAGGTGGTGGATAGAGCTGCATTTGGTTGCAGCTTTcgttatgttattaaaaaatcTGATCGAAAATGGTTGGTGGTAAAATGTTGTGAAGCAAACTGTAAATGGGGATTGCGAGCTACGAGGATTCGAGAGACGGAAATTTTTTCTATTAGGAGGTACTGGGGTGTGCATACATGCTCTCGGACTAATCAAAGTAATAGCTGCAACAGCAAGAGGAAAGGATCTGCAGAATTAGTTGCAACTTTTTTGAATGAGGAATATCCTGGAAAACTGATGACTCCTGTCCCGAGAGATATCATAGACTTAATTAAGTTAAGACTGGGTGTATCGGTATCTTACTCCACCGCCTTGAGAGGGAAAAATCTAGCTATGCGTGAGTTGCGTGGTAATTCAGAAGACAGCTACAAGATGTTGCCTAGCTACTTGTACATGTTAGAGCAGGTTAATTCCGGAACAACAACAGAGGTGAAGTTGGATGAGGCAGGTAAGTTCAAGTACCTTTTCATAGCTTTAGGAGCTTGCATTGAAGGGTTTAAGGCCATGAGGAAAGTGATTCTTGTGGATGCTAAATTTTTGAAGAACGGATATGGTGGGGTACTAGTATTTGCTAAAGCTCAAGATCCTAATCGCCACCATTATCCCCTCGCGTTTGCGGTACTTGACGGTGAGAATAATGCTAGTTGGACTTGGTTTTTCGAGATGCTCAAAACTGTTATACCAGACTCTTCTGAAATAGTTTTTATGAGCGATAGAAATCAGAGCCTCATCACTGCTGTAGCTAATGTGTATCCACAATCTCACCATGGCCATTGTATATGGCATCTAGCTCAGAATGTGAGAAACCATGCTTGTAACACCATCAAAGCCGTAGTGCCATGGAGATTTATGGAGTTGGCTAGGTATTACACAGTGCCTGAGTTCGAGGCTGCTTATGCATCTTTTAAGGTGAGATATCCTTCAGCCTGCAAGTATTTGGAGGAGAACACTAACAGAGCAACATGGGCTAGGGTCTACTTCCCAGGTTGTAGATACAACTTGGACACTAGCAACAGTGTGGAGTCGATGAATAGCGCGTTTAGGGACACAAGGAGGTATGCCTTGATACCATTGTTGGATacaatcatcaaaaaaataTCTGACTGGTTTAATGAACATCGGAAGGACGCCGTGTCTGGATCACTTGATACCAAACTGGTTCCTCTGGTTGAGATCCATTTGCACAACTTATGGGCCAGAGCTGAGAAAACGCCAGTGCGTGAGCTGAATAGTTATGATCTTGAGTACGAGGTTACCGACACTGACAATGGGAAGGTTTATTTGGTGAATTTGATAGCGAAGTCATGTAGCTGCAAGGTATTTGATTATGAAAAGTATCCTTGTCTTCACGGACTTGCTGCTTACTTATATTTCCTTGAGGTTCCTGCTGCTAATGGTCGTCGACGTGAGGTCAACATAGAGTATCATCAGTTGTGCTCAAAGTATTACTGGACAGAACTTTGGGCAATGGCTTATTACAGGACCATTTATTCTGTGCCGGACAAGTCTGAATGGATTGTACCAGATCACATCAAAGAGCTCCAGATCATACCTCCGAAAAAGCTGACAAGGAAGGGAAGGAAAAAGGTTAATAGGAATCCATCAGTTGGAGAACGGCGTAAAAGGACACTAAAC GGGAAAAATGGATGCAACTACTTCAAATGGTTTGATGTAGAGGCTGGTACAGAATGGCAAAAAATGGCTTTGATTGAAGCCCGGGATGAGATCCAAGAGAAGAGTAGGGTGATCGAGCAGTTAAACCAAACCATTGCAGAACTCACAATTAATTTGGAGAGGATCCAACAAGAAGAGGAAATTGTTAGAGACTTTCAAAATCTCTATGTTTAA